GCCAGACCTGCTCGAAGAAGCTCGCCTCCATGTCGTGGAGCTGCCCCATCGCGGCGTTGCCGGCGTTGTAGATGACGAGATCGAGGACGCCGTCGCCGTCCGTCTCGGCGCGATCGAACAGCGCGGTCACGTCCTGCTCTCTCGTCGTGTCCATCGCGACCCCCGTCGCGCGGCCGCCGGCGTTGCGAATCGCGGCGACCAGCGCGTCGACCTTCTCCGGGGTCCGTCCCGCCACGAAGACGTGCAGGCCTTCCCGTGCGAGCCGCTCGCACAGGGCTCCGCCGAGCCCGGCCCGGGGTCCCACGCCGACGACGATGGCTTTCGTCTCCATGGTCACCTTCTCCTCAGATCCTGATCGTCACGCACTTCAGCTGCGTGTAGTGATGGAGGGCCTCGAGTCCCTTCTCGCGCCCGATGCCGCTCTGCTTGTAGCCGCCGAAGGGGGTCTCGACGCCGCCCGCCATCCACTCGTTCACGTAGACCTGCCCCGCCTCGAGCCGGGCGGCCACGCGGTGGGCGCGGGCCAGGTCGCGCGTCCAGATGCCGGCGGCGAGCCCGTACGGCGAGTCGTTCGCGGTACGGACTGCCTCGTCCTCGTCGGCGAAGGGCATCACGGACACGACCGGGCCGAAGATCTCCTCGCGCGCGATGCGCATGTCGTTCCGTACCCCGGTATAGATGGTCGGCAGGACGAACCAACCCCCCGCGAGCGCCGGGTCGTCGGGCAGCCCGCCGCCCGCCACCGCGGTGGCGCCCTCCGCCGTCGCGATCGCGTAGTACTCCTGCACCTTGCAGTACTGCGCCTCGGTGGTCATCGGCCCGATCATCTGGCCGGGCCGCACGCCCTTCATCGCCTCGGCGAGGGCCGTCACGAAGCGGTCGTGAATGCCCCGCTCGAGGAGGAGGCGCGTGCCGGCGCTGCATACCTGGCCCGCGTTGGTGACGAAGGCCCGCAGCGATCCGGGCACCGCGTGCTCGAGGTCGGCGTCGGCGAAGACCAGGTTGGGCGACTTCCCGCCGAGCTCGAGCGTGACGGGAAGGATGCGGTCCGCCGCGAGGTGCGCGATCTCCCGGCCGGCACGCAGCGAGCCGGTGAAGGCAACCTTGCGCACGCCGCCGTGTGCGACGAGCGCGGCGCCCGCCTCGGGCCCCGTCCCGGTCACCACGTTGAGGGCGCCGGCCGGGAGCCCGCACTCGACCGCCATCGACGCGACTTCGAGGAGGCTCGCCGAGGTGAACTCGGACGGCTTCGCCACCACCACGTTCCCGGCGGCGAGCGCGGGG
This genomic interval from Deltaproteobacteria bacterium contains the following:
- a CDS encoding aldehyde dehydrogenase, whose amino-acid sequence is MQERYEHFIGGAFAPPRAGRYLETRNPATGKRLAEIARGDEADVDAAVQAAASALPGWRDRRPIERGRVLLEVARRLRERQQEIAGLEVLEAGKPAWQAPFEVEIAAQYFELYGGLVNALGGETIDLGPGYHSYTRREPFGVVGVILPWNAPINQAARAAAPALAAGNVVVAKPSEFTSASLLEVASMAVECGLPAGALNVVTGTGPEAGAALVAHGGVRKVAFTGSLRAGREIAHLAADRILPVTLELGGKSPNLVFADADLEHAVPGSLRAFVTNAGQVCSAGTRLLLERGIHDRFVTALAEAMKGVRPGQMIGPMTTEAQYCKVQEYYAIATAEGATAVAGGGLPDDPALAGGWFVLPTIYTGVRNDMRIAREEIFGPVVSVMPFADEDEAVRTANDSPYGLAAGIWTRDLARAHRVAARLEAGQVYVNEWMAGGVETPFGGYKQSGIGREKGLEALHHYTQLKCVTIRI